The following coding sequences lie in one Myxococcus xanthus genomic window:
- a CDS encoding DUF2267 domain-containing protein, whose protein sequence is MSIQKQERTPSWTGLGVGTDRKSFLDAISSQIPDYEADKAAEAVFCALSERLSGSWVAHLREQLSPDVRELLRGCHRHRGEAPAKLDRDDFYLMVANHLNAEPENVRLVLHGVFSALHAQITEGEAKKLEQQLPAWLQGTWAAARMHVDRPY, encoded by the coding sequence ATGTCGATACAAAAGCAGGAGCGCACGCCTTCGTGGACGGGACTGGGCGTGGGGACGGACCGCAAATCGTTTCTGGACGCAATATCCTCCCAGATTCCGGATTACGAGGCGGACAAGGCCGCCGAGGCGGTGTTCTGTGCGTTGTCGGAGCGCCTGTCCGGTTCGTGGGTGGCGCACCTGCGCGAGCAGCTCTCGCCGGACGTGCGCGAGCTGTTACGCGGTTGTCACAGGCACCGCGGCGAGGCGCCCGCGAAGCTGGACCGCGACGACTTCTACTTGATGGTGGCCAACCACCTGAACGCCGAACCGGAGAACGTTCGGCTGGTGCTCCACGGAGTCTTCTCCGCGCTCCATGCCCAAATCACCGAAGGGGAGGCGAAGAAGTTGGAGCAGCAGCTCCCCGCCTGGCTCCAGGGGACGTGGGCCGCCGCGCGGATGCATGTCGACCGGCCCTACTGA
- a CDS encoding S8 family serine peptidase, with amino-acid sequence MKRWGLMGLLALAACGPDDASDKGAQSQVCPNIIAGSLSEPVETRHVRAPLTDDDGRQRVIIRYRNQGVMATARVHQVGGQVTATFRSTPAVAARMSLQEQRALLAEDPTVESIEEDQEWHALAPATAPIHPVLASVARGATPREFTPGLRKVQAHEVWDVDGDGLPDPDRPTGAGVRLCVIDSGLDLEHPELRDAVVAGRDLLENDDDPSDFSSDNGWGTGHGTHVAGIIAARPGHGGRGSPQLSDTGVMGVAPGVELIIARVLDIHGRTHMSFVLAAVEYCAEQGAKVISLSLGGGVPSKTTLEVFAAAHAQGILVVAASGNSNAQRVDYPASDPHVLAVGAVDSLDQRATFSSGGSQLALVAPGVDVLSTFPRGQGAFSTVDVRDTRPLSRSLLYAPIENKWGKLVDCGGGATLDSCKGSTCSGFVAYVRHGEVPTDMAMVNVMKQGARAVIFGNSSWEGGVDILAMPRRGQWVPAVTITQAGGTVLHRMLGELARISMSPADYTYMSGTSMAAPYVSGVAALLFSARPSATPDQVKHALLSSAKDLGPSGHDEDFGHGLVQARGALEVLTQLP; translated from the coding sequence ATGAAGCGGTGGGGACTCATGGGGCTGTTGGCACTTGCGGCATGTGGGCCGGACGACGCCTCAGACAAGGGAGCCCAGAGCCAGGTCTGCCCGAACATCATCGCGGGCTCCCTGTCCGAACCCGTGGAGACACGGCACGTCCGGGCCCCCCTGACGGATGACGACGGCCGGCAGCGGGTCATCATCCGCTATCGGAATCAGGGGGTGATGGCCACCGCCCGCGTGCATCAGGTGGGTGGACAGGTGACAGCCACCTTCCGCTCCACGCCCGCGGTGGCGGCGCGCATGTCGCTCCAGGAACAGCGAGCGCTCCTGGCCGAAGACCCGACAGTGGAGAGCATCGAGGAGGACCAGGAGTGGCACGCCCTGGCCCCCGCCACCGCGCCGATTCATCCCGTCCTGGCCTCGGTGGCGCGAGGCGCCACGCCGCGCGAGTTCACCCCCGGGCTGCGCAAGGTCCAGGCGCACGAGGTGTGGGACGTGGATGGGGACGGACTGCCGGACCCGGACCGGCCCACGGGCGCGGGCGTGCGGCTGTGTGTCATCGACAGCGGCTTGGATTTGGAGCACCCGGAGCTGCGCGACGCGGTGGTCGCCGGCCGCGACCTGCTGGAGAACGATGACGACCCCTCCGACTTCAGCAGCGACAACGGCTGGGGCACCGGCCACGGCACGCACGTGGCGGGCATCATCGCGGCGCGGCCAGGCCACGGCGGGCGCGGCTCGCCCCAGTTGTCGGACACCGGGGTGATGGGCGTGGCACCGGGCGTGGAGCTGATCATCGCCCGGGTGCTGGACATCCACGGCCGCACGCACATGAGCTTCGTCCTGGCGGCGGTGGAGTACTGCGCGGAGCAGGGCGCCAAGGTCATCTCCCTGTCGCTGGGCGGCGGCGTGCCCTCCAAAACGACGCTCGAGGTCTTCGCGGCGGCCCACGCTCAGGGCATCCTGGTGGTGGCCGCGTCGGGTAACAGCAACGCCCAGCGGGTGGACTACCCCGCGTCGGACCCGCACGTGCTGGCGGTGGGCGCGGTGGATTCCCTGGACCAGCGGGCCACCTTCTCCTCCGGCGGAAGCCAACTGGCCCTGGTGGCCCCGGGCGTGGACGTGCTGTCCACCTTCCCGCGCGGACAGGGCGCGTTCTCCACGGTGGACGTACGGGACACCCGGCCGCTGTCGCGCTCACTGCTCTATGCCCCCATCGAGAACAAGTGGGGCAAGCTGGTGGATTGCGGGGGCGGCGCGACGCTGGACTCGTGCAAGGGCAGCACGTGCAGCGGCTTCGTCGCGTACGTGCGGCACGGCGAGGTGCCCACCGACATGGCCATGGTCAACGTGATGAAGCAGGGCGCGCGCGCCGTCATCTTCGGTAACTCGAGCTGGGAGGGCGGCGTGGACATCCTCGCCATGCCTCGGCGAGGGCAGTGGGTGCCCGCCGTCACCATCACCCAGGCGGGGGGCACCGTGCTGCACCGGATGCTGGGAGAGCTGGCCCGCATCAGCATGAGCCCGGCGGACTACACCTATATGTCCGGCACCTCCATGGCCGCGCCCTACGTGAGCGGCGTGGCCGCGCTGCTCTTCAGCGCCCGCCCCTCCGCCACGCCGGACCAGGTCAAACACGCCCTGTTGTCCTCGGCGAAGGACCTGGGGCCTTCCGGCCATGACGAGGACTTTGGCCATGGGCTGGTGCAGGCCCGAGGCGCGCTGGAGGTCCTCACCCAGCTACCCTGA
- a CDS encoding protein kinase domain-containing protein — MSTVPTESSRFLGRYELVHPLGQGGMGEVYLAKISGAAGFEKPCIVKTILPALLKDRQFLDRFHHEAKVLVHLVHSSIAQVYDMGEADGTYFMALEYVAGVDLAYLLEQARSQGVAVPVPVALFLGQRIAEGLGYAHRKTGPDGSPLGIVHRDVSPHNVMVSYEGEVKVIDFGLAKSAARSKYTLPSTVMGKLGYMSPEQVRAEPLDHRSDIYSCGVVVWEMLAGRSLIPHGTVGEMMAAMSQPVVPSLSELRPDVDAALDAVVRRALTARPDDRYMRSDELARALNTELVRSGTAMGAEEVGHFVRALCPEAFDAQRKLISKVTSSSNHRRTPAPGYGTGPQQAVGFEPTLMRGPAAQPGFGSGGVARPGAIYADGDDLGTGSTTVRPPSDSPSGVGVASGSEPAASQSVVAPTVVSAATLEERASRKRPVGLYAAIAVLLVIATSAVTALFVQSSGVAPVATGPVAGASGQSAPPPASDEGMETPVAAARQGATAEAAPVSDAGTGADAGAAVVAAGGPGAAEDASAPSSVRAENDKSEPERARTPRPASVKTSAKKPAVPVEPAVVYATPAKVLPIQSANGRYYVDRSIIGRGFLPGVEMDVLGPLKNGKREVLGRARVVRPGRGVVMRPTRAFIELDDRALAASGDLFVAAPGRDDAPADASATEESQAQAAEPDKGEEVETVVAAAPAKRTLRGHASVQGGVGGFLDPGVEVQNRESIDWTDCYVVKDIRKAAWLGVVKAGERKTASRFRHNPNFDVGSGYLGVICKEGELRVKAR; from the coding sequence ATGAGTACCGTCCCTACAGAGTCCTCCCGCTTCCTTGGGCGCTATGAGCTCGTCCACCCCCTGGGCCAGGGGGGCATGGGGGAGGTGTACCTGGCGAAAATCAGCGGCGCGGCCGGCTTTGAGAAGCCGTGCATCGTGAAGACGATTCTGCCGGCGCTGCTGAAGGACCGTCAGTTCCTGGACCGGTTCCACCACGAGGCCAAGGTGCTGGTGCACCTGGTGCACTCGTCCATTGCCCAGGTCTACGACATGGGTGAGGCGGACGGCACGTACTTCATGGCGTTGGAGTACGTGGCCGGCGTGGACCTGGCCTACCTGTTGGAGCAGGCGCGCTCGCAGGGCGTGGCGGTGCCGGTGCCGGTGGCGTTGTTCCTCGGTCAGCGCATCGCGGAGGGTCTGGGCTACGCGCACCGCAAGACGGGGCCGGACGGCTCGCCGCTGGGCATCGTCCACCGCGACGTGTCCCCGCACAACGTCATGGTGTCCTACGAGGGCGAGGTGAAGGTCATCGACTTCGGCCTCGCCAAGTCCGCGGCGCGCAGCAAGTACACGCTGCCGTCCACGGTGATGGGAAAGCTGGGGTACATGTCCCCCGAGCAGGTGCGCGCCGAGCCCCTGGACCACCGCAGCGACATCTATTCGTGTGGCGTCGTGGTGTGGGAGATGCTGGCCGGCCGCTCGCTCATCCCCCACGGGACGGTGGGCGAGATGATGGCGGCCATGTCGCAGCCGGTGGTGCCGTCGCTGAGCGAGTTGCGGCCGGACGTGGACGCCGCGCTGGACGCCGTCGTGCGCCGCGCGCTGACGGCCCGCCCGGACGACCGCTACATGCGTTCGGACGAGCTGGCGCGCGCGCTCAACACGGAGTTGGTGCGCTCAGGGACCGCGATGGGCGCCGAGGAGGTGGGTCACTTCGTGCGCGCGCTGTGCCCGGAGGCGTTCGACGCCCAGCGCAAGCTCATCTCCAAGGTGACTTCGTCCTCCAACCACCGCCGCACCCCCGCGCCGGGTTATGGCACCGGGCCGCAGCAGGCCGTGGGCTTCGAGCCCACGCTGATGCGCGGCCCGGCGGCACAGCCCGGGTTTGGCTCGGGAGGCGTGGCCCGTCCCGGCGCCATCTATGCGGACGGCGATGACCTGGGCACCGGGAGCACCACGGTGCGGCCGCCTTCCGACTCGCCCTCCGGCGTCGGGGTGGCTTCGGGGAGCGAGCCCGCCGCGTCCCAGTCCGTCGTCGCGCCCACCGTCGTGTCCGCGGCGACGCTGGAGGAACGGGCGTCCCGGAAGCGGCCGGTGGGGCTCTATGCCGCCATCGCCGTGTTGCTGGTGATTGCCACCTCCGCCGTCACCGCGCTCTTCGTCCAGTCGTCGGGCGTGGCGCCGGTGGCCACCGGGCCCGTGGCCGGCGCTTCAGGGCAGAGCGCGCCGCCCCCGGCTTCGGACGAGGGGATGGAGACGCCCGTCGCCGCCGCGCGGCAGGGGGCGACCGCGGAAGCAGCGCCCGTGTCCGACGCGGGCACGGGCGCTGACGCCGGTGCGGCGGTGGTGGCCGCGGGCGGGCCGGGTGCCGCCGAGGATGCATCCGCGCCGTCCTCGGTGCGCGCCGAGAACGACAAGTCGGAGCCCGAGCGGGCTCGGACGCCACGCCCCGCGTCGGTGAAGACGTCCGCGAAGAAGCCGGCGGTCCCCGTCGAGCCCGCCGTCGTCTATGCCACGCCGGCGAAGGTGCTCCCGATTCAGAGCGCGAACGGGCGCTACTATGTCGACCGGAGCATCATCGGGCGGGGCTTCCTCCCGGGTGTGGAGATGGACGTGCTGGGGCCGTTGAAGAACGGCAAGCGCGAGGTGCTGGGGCGGGCTCGGGTGGTGCGGCCGGGACGCGGCGTCGTGATGCGGCCCACGCGGGCGTTCATCGAACTGGATGACCGTGCCCTGGCGGCTTCGGGGGACCTCTTCGTGGCGGCGCCTGGACGGGATGACGCCCCCGCCGACGCGTCGGCGACCGAGGAGTCCCAGGCGCAGGCCGCCGAGCCCGACAAGGGTGAGGAGGTGGAGACCGTCGTGGCCGCGGCCCCCGCGAAGCGCACGCTGCGCGGCCACGCGAGCGTGCAGGGCGGGGTGGGCGGCTTCCTGGACCCGGGTGTGGAGGTCCAGAACCGCGAGTCCATCGACTGGACGGACTGCTACGTGGTGAAGGACATCCGCAAAGCGGCGTGGCTGGGCGTCGTGAAGGCCGGGGAGCGGAAGACGGCCAGCCGTTTCCGCCACAACCCGAACTTCGACGTGGGCTCCGGCTACCTGGGCGTCATCTGCAAGGAAGGCGAGCTGCGGGTGAAGGCGCGCTGA
- a CDS encoding two-component regulator propeller domain-containing protein, translated as MRTPGQRARALGRGFIGWFFVVGLVLATPGMALDPQRRVSQYSQDMWRSDDGLPQNSLLSMVQTRDGYLWLGTWEGLARFDGARFTVFDKRNAPELRNHTIKALAEDASGTLWVGTGQGLVAYRKGHFERAPGAAASLDSARVETLVAADGVLWVGTTTGLWQVPLGEGVARQYTEADGLPASHITALTPGEGTSLWVGTPEGLARWVDGRVEPAPFPFPGPESRPYVMALRRDATGVLWLGTKAGLYSWNGLVASRFTTDEGLPSLSVNALYADGDGNLWVGTHRGGLTRHNSKGFSEPVPGMEWMAESAVLSLLEDRDGHLWVGTYSGLMRLRDGPFATYGIPEGLADETVSAVLEDRRGTLWVGTTSGLFRYENRTFHHVGTEQGLPESVIPAMHEAHDGTLWVGTLTGAYRYDGQRFTRVSRAQGLPHDVVTAILVDSRGDTWLGTQAGLARMHGGGVTVYGPKHGFTNPIIVMVEDSRGRVWFGSDTGLVRWDGEQKGFQRFTQQDGLPGDLVLALHADPDGTVWVGTETGLGRWREDTWARFTVAQGLYDDAVFSLVPDGDGSLWMSSNKGVSRVSRRDLEDVAAGVRPRLTTMDFDTRDGMRSAECNGNTQPSAWRGEDGRLWFTNLRGAIVVDPVRVRESRQPPEVRIEEVRVQGTPVPMEGPVELEPGASRLEIRFTAFTPVDAARLPFRYRLAGHDDTWVHAESRRALYNGLRPGSYRFEVQAKGRDGGWTEPVSLDVVLEPKLWQRTGFWLLCVLGVGILGVSVYLLRVGQLKDRERWLAERVKDRTQALARANAELEANMHTLRQAQAQLVQTGRLAAVGQLAAGVGHEINNPLAYIVSNLEHASEEADALARELDGTRDVGARLKDVNQALRDALLGADRVRRIVQDLKMFSRPDDEKQGPVELHAVLDSAVKIAMGELRPRAKLVRDYGDVPRVEGNEARLAQVFLNLLINAAQALPEGQAGTNEVRLVTRRGPDGRVVTEVRDTGSGISLELLGRIFDPFYTTKPVGVGTGLGLSLCHAYLTAMGGTIAVDSEAGRGSVFRVTLRAAAEAQRVGGDGASVEPPATSDRGVPGAAVPVTPASSGDIATVPDVSVEHGVAASDATTMRLRGEAAPRAELDSTPQASAPERTQGAGWGITPPQAKSTDGRAADSAALAASQENGGRMAAQNASVTSGMSRSSEAGTVGSHQGEPSSTHASAEGSPPDRMGEDGRFSATEAATRGRVLVVDDDALVSGAIRRTLARENDVDVLVSARRALEKLTGTEARYDVVLCDLMMPEMTGMDLYDALAQVDSRAAERIVFITGGAFTATARTFLERVANPRVEKPFDPEALRQLVRSEVARARREASGRAA; from the coding sequence ATGCGCACTCCGGGGCAGCGAGCCCGCGCTCTCGGGCGGGGGTTCATCGGGTGGTTCTTCGTCGTGGGACTCGTCCTGGCAACGCCGGGCATGGCCCTGGACCCCCAGCGTCGTGTCTCGCAGTACAGCCAGGACATGTGGCGCAGCGACGACGGGCTGCCGCAGAACAGTCTGCTGTCCATGGTCCAGACGCGCGACGGCTACCTCTGGCTGGGCACGTGGGAGGGGCTGGCCCGTTTCGATGGCGCGCGCTTCACGGTGTTCGACAAGCGCAACGCGCCGGAGCTGCGCAACCACACCATCAAGGCGCTCGCGGAGGATGCGTCGGGCACGCTGTGGGTGGGCACGGGCCAGGGGCTGGTGGCGTACCGCAAGGGCCACTTCGAGCGCGCGCCGGGCGCCGCCGCGTCGCTGGACTCCGCGCGGGTGGAGACGCTGGTGGCCGCGGATGGCGTGCTCTGGGTGGGGACGACGACGGGCCTCTGGCAGGTGCCGCTGGGCGAGGGCGTGGCGCGCCAGTACACGGAGGCGGATGGCCTGCCTGCCTCCCACATCACGGCGCTGACGCCCGGTGAGGGCACGTCGCTCTGGGTGGGCACGCCGGAGGGGCTGGCCCGGTGGGTGGATGGGCGCGTGGAGCCGGCGCCGTTCCCCTTCCCCGGGCCGGAGTCCCGGCCCTATGTGATGGCGCTGCGTCGCGATGCGACGGGCGTGCTCTGGCTGGGGACGAAAGCGGGCCTCTATTCGTGGAATGGCCTGGTGGCCTCGCGCTTCACGACCGACGAAGGCCTGCCGTCCCTGTCCGTCAACGCGCTGTACGCCGACGGTGACGGCAACCTCTGGGTGGGCACGCATCGCGGCGGCCTGACGCGGCACAACTCGAAGGGCTTCAGCGAGCCGGTGCCCGGCATGGAGTGGATGGCGGAGTCCGCGGTGTTGTCGCTGCTGGAGGACCGGGACGGCCACCTCTGGGTGGGCACCTATTCGGGCCTGATGCGCCTGCGTGACGGTCCCTTCGCCACATATGGCATCCCCGAGGGCCTGGCCGACGAGACGGTCAGCGCCGTGCTGGAGGACCGCCGCGGCACGCTGTGGGTGGGGACCACCAGCGGCCTGTTCCGGTACGAGAACCGCACGTTCCACCACGTGGGCACCGAGCAAGGGCTTCCGGAGAGCGTCATCCCCGCGATGCACGAGGCGCATGACGGGACGCTCTGGGTGGGCACCCTCACCGGTGCATACCGGTATGACGGCCAGCGCTTCACGCGGGTGTCGCGCGCGCAGGGGCTGCCGCACGACGTGGTGACGGCCATCCTGGTCGACTCGCGGGGGGACACGTGGCTGGGCACGCAAGCGGGCCTGGCGCGGATGCATGGCGGCGGCGTGACGGTGTACGGCCCGAAGCACGGCTTCACCAACCCCATCATCGTCATGGTGGAGGACTCGCGCGGCCGGGTGTGGTTCGGCTCGGACACGGGGCTGGTGCGCTGGGACGGCGAGCAGAAGGGCTTCCAGCGCTTCACGCAGCAGGACGGGTTGCCGGGCGACCTGGTGCTGGCGCTGCACGCGGACCCTGACGGTACGGTGTGGGTGGGCACGGAGACGGGGCTGGGCCGGTGGCGCGAGGACACCTGGGCGCGCTTCACCGTCGCGCAGGGCCTGTACGACGACGCGGTGTTCAGCCTGGTGCCGGACGGGGACGGCTCGCTGTGGATGAGCAGCAACAAGGGCGTGTCCCGCGTGTCCCGGCGCGACCTGGAGGACGTGGCGGCTGGCGTGCGTCCGCGTTTGACGACGATGGACTTCGACACGCGCGACGGCATGCGCAGCGCGGAGTGCAACGGCAACACCCAGCCGTCGGCGTGGCGGGGGGAGGACGGGCGGCTGTGGTTCACCAACCTGCGCGGCGCCATCGTGGTGGACCCGGTGCGGGTGCGCGAGAGCCGGCAGCCGCCCGAGGTGCGGATTGAAGAGGTGCGCGTCCAGGGCACGCCGGTGCCGATGGAGGGGCCGGTGGAGCTGGAGCCCGGGGCCTCGCGGCTGGAGATTCGCTTCACGGCCTTCACGCCGGTGGACGCGGCGCGGCTGCCCTTCCGCTACCGGCTGGCGGGCCATGACGACACCTGGGTGCACGCGGAGTCGCGGCGGGCCCTGTACAACGGCCTGCGGCCCGGCAGCTACCGCTTCGAGGTCCAGGCGAAGGGCCGGGACGGCGGGTGGACCGAGCCGGTGTCCCTGGACGTCGTGTTGGAGCCGAAGCTGTGGCAGCGCACGGGCTTCTGGCTGCTGTGCGTACTGGGCGTGGGGATTCTGGGCGTCAGCGTGTACCTGCTGCGCGTGGGGCAGTTGAAGGACCGCGAGCGGTGGCTGGCGGAGCGCGTGAAGGACCGCACGCAGGCGCTGGCGCGGGCCAACGCGGAGCTGGAGGCGAACATGCACACGCTCCGGCAGGCGCAGGCGCAGCTCGTGCAGACGGGGCGGCTGGCGGCGGTGGGACAGCTCGCGGCGGGCGTGGGGCACGAAATCAACAACCCGCTGGCGTACATCGTGTCGAACCTGGAGCACGCCAGCGAGGAGGCGGACGCGCTCGCGCGGGAGTTGGACGGGACGCGCGACGTGGGCGCTCGCTTGAAGGATGTGAATCAGGCGCTGCGTGACGCGCTGCTGGGCGCGGACCGCGTGCGGCGCATCGTCCAGGACTTGAAGATGTTCTCCCGGCCGGATGACGAGAAGCAGGGGCCGGTGGAGTTGCACGCGGTGCTCGACTCGGCGGTGAAGATTGCCATGGGCGAGCTGCGCCCACGCGCGAAGCTGGTGCGCGACTACGGCGACGTGCCGCGCGTGGAGGGCAACGAGGCGCGCCTGGCACAGGTGTTCCTCAACCTGCTCATCAACGCGGCGCAGGCGCTGCCGGAGGGACAGGCGGGGACGAACGAGGTGCGGCTCGTCACGCGCAGGGGCCCGGATGGGCGGGTGGTGACGGAGGTGCGCGACACGGGCAGCGGGATTTCGCTGGAGCTGCTCGGCCGCATCTTCGACCCCTTCTACACGACGAAGCCGGTGGGCGTGGGCACGGGGCTGGGGCTGTCGCTGTGCCACGCCTACCTGACGGCCATGGGCGGCACCATCGCCGTGGACAGCGAGGCCGGGCGGGGCTCGGTGTTCCGCGTGACGCTGAGGGCCGCGGCGGAGGCGCAGCGGGTTGGCGGGGACGGTGCCTCGGTGGAGCCTCCCGCGACGTCGGACCGAGGCGTGCCGGGGGCCGCCGTGCCTGTGACTCCAGCGTCTTCGGGAGACATCGCAACGGTGCCCGATGTGTCTGTCGAGCACGGTGTGGCGGCGAGCGACGCGACCACGATGCGCCTGCGTGGCGAGGCCGCCCCGCGTGCCGAACTGGACTCGACGCCGCAGGCCTCTGCTCCGGAGCGGACGCAAGGCGCTGGGTGGGGCATCACTCCTCCACAGGCGAAGTCCACGGACGGCCGGGCAGCGGATTCCGCCGCCCTGGCGGCGAGCCAGGAGAACGGAGGGCGGATGGCCGCACAGAACGCCAGTGTCACGTCCGGCATGTCACGGTCATCGGAGGCGGGCACCGTGGGCTCGCACCAGGGAGAGCCGTCGTCCACCCATGCGAGCGCGGAGGGGTCGCCTCCAGACCGCATGGGCGAGGATGGACGGTTCTCCGCTACCGAGGCGGCAACGCGAGGCCGCGTGCTGGTGGTGGACGACGATGCCCTGGTGAGTGGCGCCATCCGCCGCACTCTCGCGCGAGAGAACGACGTGGATGTGTTGGTGAGCGCGCGGCGAGCCCTGGAGAAGCTGACCGGGACAGAGGCCCGTTACGACGTGGTGCTCTGCGACCTGATGATGCCGGAGATGACCGGGATGGACCTGTACGACGCGCTCGCGCAGGTGGACTCGCGAGCGGCGGAGCGCATCGTGTTCATCACCGGCGGTGCCTTCACGGCCACCGCGCGGACGTTCCTGGAGCGCGTGGCGAATCCGCGCGTGGAGAAGCCCTTCGACCCGGAAGCCTTGCGCCAGCTCGTCCGGTCCGAAGTGGCGCGTGCTCGCCGGGAGGCGTCGGGCCGGGCGGCATAG
- a CDS encoding PDR/VanB family oxidoreductase, with protein sequence MNDILRVRVARVTREAEDILSYELVATEGGPLPPFEAGAHLEVRVPGPGDFLRAYSLCNDPEETHHYVIAVARDAKGRGGSNAMHERVHEGDVLEVKPPRNNFPLLFARSYVLVAGGIGITPILSMARVLQRTGADYTLHYCARAPGRTAFHELLSQAPFAEHVRFSFDGGDPARGLDVKGLLATRQPGARLYCCGPTGLMKAVRDAATLHRWPWEKVHFESFTAEGTSAATGREEQGFEVTIRSTGQVLQVPVGQSVLNVLRRNGVRIPSDCEAGTCGTCVTRVCDGQPDHRDTFFQAEPAGDQRMLVCVSRARSKRLVLDL encoded by the coding sequence ATGAATGACATCCTGCGCGTCCGGGTCGCGCGCGTGACTCGCGAGGCCGAGGACATCCTGTCGTACGAGCTGGTCGCGACGGAGGGAGGCCCCCTGCCCCCCTTCGAGGCCGGCGCCCACCTGGAGGTCCGCGTCCCAGGTCCGGGAGACTTCCTGCGCGCGTATTCACTCTGCAACGACCCGGAGGAGACCCACCACTACGTCATCGCCGTGGCCCGCGATGCCAAGGGCCGCGGGGGCTCGAACGCCATGCACGAACGGGTGCACGAGGGGGACGTGCTGGAGGTGAAGCCTCCTCGCAACAACTTCCCCCTGCTGTTCGCGCGCAGCTACGTGCTGGTGGCGGGAGGCATCGGAATCACCCCCATACTGTCCATGGCGCGCGTGCTTCAGCGCACCGGCGCGGACTACACGCTGCACTACTGCGCGCGCGCGCCCGGCCGCACCGCCTTCCACGAACTGCTCTCCCAGGCGCCCTTCGCCGAGCACGTGCGCTTCTCCTTCGACGGAGGGGACCCGGCCCGGGGCCTGGACGTGAAGGGACTGCTGGCCACGCGACAGCCGGGGGCCCGGCTGTACTGCTGCGGTCCCACGGGGTTGATGAAAGCCGTGCGCGACGCGGCCACCCTGCACCGCTGGCCTTGGGAGAAGGTGCACTTCGAGTCCTTCACCGCCGAGGGCACCAGCGCCGCCACGGGCCGGGAGGAGCAGGGTTTCGAGGTGACCATCCGCAGCACGGGCCAGGTGCTGCAGGTACCCGTCGGCCAGTCGGTGCTCAACGTGCTGCGTCGCAACGGTGTGCGCATCCCCAGTGACTGCGAGGCCGGGACGTGCGGCACCTGCGTCACACGGGTCTGCGATGGCCAGCCCGACCACCGCGACACCTTCTTCCAGGCGGAGCCCGCGGGTGACCAGCGCATGCTCGTCTGCGTGTCACGCGCCCGCTCCAAGCGGCTGGTGCTGGACCTCTGA